In the genome of Palaemon carinicauda isolate YSFRI2023 chromosome 15, ASM3689809v2, whole genome shotgun sequence, one region contains:
- the LOC137653969 gene encoding EF-hand domain-containing family member C2-like: MITQVGDVIKILGRRYYITSCDPATRTYLRSLGLHIPPDLSDPSLTAFQDFLPASTPAAGVGKLKFSSDWPKQHSLATFVNKAGQVLRFFGEWVDYDKNLGGLTTPVTEKVELRYYLEDDTAEVRVHHLTPHQDALTPEKPQLPTKFLKRGPVAKELSELNGAASLGAVGRPTLNLVGLQGVGAHLKDRRPQALPSPSFLKPSELLLGNTVSVGGRLLRLCDCDSFTTIYYKNLLDIGTFVG, from the exons GTTGGTGATGTCATCAAAATCTTGGGTCGACGTTATTACATAACTAGCTGCGATCCTGCAACTCGTACTTACCTCAGGTCGCTTGGGTTACACATACCTCCTGATTTGTCGGATCCCAGTCTTACAGCTTTCCAG GATTTCTTACCAGCATCAACACCAGCAGCTGGAGTTGGGAAATTGAAATTTTCTAGTGACTGGCCTAAGCAACACTCATTGGCAACGTTCGTCAATAAGGCTGGGCAGGTGCTCAG GTTCTTTGGAGAATGGGTCGACTATGACAAGAACTTGGGTGGGCTCACTACCCCTGTGACTGAAAAGGTAGAATTGAGATATTATCTGGAAGATGATACGGCAGAAGTACGAGTTCATCATCTCACTCCTCATCAAGATGCACTGACTCCTGAAAAACCCCAGTTACCTACCAAGTTTCTGAAAAGGGGACCTGTGGCTAAG GAACTGTCAGAACTTAACGGAGCTGCTAGTCTTGGAGCTGTGGGTCGTCCAACCTTAAACTTGGTAGGCCTTCAAGGGGTAGGGGCCCACCTTAAAGACCGGAGACCGCAG GCTCTGCCCAGCCCATCGTTCTTGAAGCCTTCCGAACTCCTGCTGGGGAATACCGTGTCCGTAGGGGGACGTCTCCTGCGACTCTGCGACTGCGATTCTTTCACCACCATCTACTACAAGAATCTTCTTGACATCGGTACATTCGTAGGCTGA